The Dehalococcoidia bacterium genome contains a region encoding:
- a CDS encoding MMPL family transporter has translation MTEFLAEISVRRPWVTVIVWVVIVVVGLGLVQSLLPSATTTDFRLAGRYESERAAALLEERLRGPERLAEIVIVQSPTLTVQDEAFRAKVEAVHQSIVSLGPDTIFGGINGEPFFHYYQVAEAGPLIPDEVREQVLPLMVSADGRTALIHYTLSGDSQEATANVEAVFHLVEEANEADDFLVLIGGDASVAYENNEMAQHDLEKGERFGVPVALLVLLVLFGAVVATLLPLGLAIVSIVIAMAAVAIVGQYNQLVFFVTMMVVMIGLAVGIDYSLLIVSRFKEELERGLPVREAVTKTGGTAGRTVFFSGATVVLALIGLLIVPASFYQSLALGAILVVIASLAATLTLLPAVLAILGPKVDFLTVPFISRFSLKTPEASVDGFWESITRAVTRFPAISILAVGVPMIVITLFYFDLGFLGIDGIKTGLNDVNTFPDSAETKEAFLLLEEEFSVGEVSPAGVLNPAEIVIDGDVNDLAVQQAIGKLQQSIVASPDFSVPPVLQVNDAGDLALLTLPFPGESTSRAATADIATLREELIPEAFDGVPAEVYVGGLTAESADFYGIVDRYTPIVFAFVLGLSFVILMMVFRSIVIPLKAIIMNLLSVGTTYGLLVLVFQKGIGASLFGFDQAEVIDAWLPLFLFTILFGLSMDYHVFLLSRIRERYDETEDNTEAVAYGLRSTAGIITGAALIMVVVFGAFASGETIVNQLMGFGLAIAVLLDATLVRSILVPASMEVLGRGNWYLPSWLNWVPDLRVEAPEEH, from the coding sequence TTGACGGAGTTCCTGGCTGAAATCAGCGTACGGCGGCCGTGGGTAACAGTCATAGTCTGGGTTGTCATCGTTGTCGTAGGGCTCGGACTGGTTCAAAGCCTGCTGCCGAGCGCAACTACAACTGACTTCCGGCTGGCGGGACGGTACGAGTCTGAAAGGGCGGCAGCGCTCCTGGAAGAGAGGCTGCGTGGACCTGAGAGGCTTGCGGAAATCGTTATCGTGCAGTCACCAACGTTGACTGTGCAGGACGAAGCATTTCGAGCCAAGGTAGAAGCCGTACACCAATCCATCGTCTCGTTAGGGCCAGACACTATTTTTGGCGGTATCAACGGCGAGCCGTTTTTCCACTATTACCAGGTGGCTGAGGCGGGGCCGCTCATTCCCGATGAGGTCCGTGAGCAGGTACTTCCCCTGATGGTATCGGCGGATGGGCGGACCGCGTTGATCCACTACACTCTTTCAGGAGATTCCCAGGAGGCTACGGCCAACGTCGAGGCCGTATTCCATCTGGTCGAGGAAGCGAACGAGGCTGACGACTTCCTTGTCTTGATCGGAGGAGACGCCAGCGTCGCCTACGAAAACAACGAGATGGCCCAGCACGACCTCGAGAAGGGAGAACGGTTCGGCGTGCCAGTGGCGCTGCTAGTGCTGTTGGTGCTGTTCGGGGCCGTCGTAGCAACTTTGCTGCCCCTTGGTCTTGCAATCGTCTCCATAGTGATTGCAATGGCGGCAGTTGCGATAGTCGGCCAGTACAACCAGCTCGTCTTCTTCGTCACCATGATGGTCGTCATGATTGGGCTGGCAGTGGGAATTGATTACTCCCTCTTAATAGTGTCGCGATTCAAGGAGGAGTTGGAACGAGGACTTCCAGTTCGCGAGGCAGTCACGAAGACTGGGGGAACAGCCGGCCGCACGGTCTTCTTCAGCGGCGCGACGGTGGTACTGGCGCTGATTGGCCTTCTCATTGTGCCTGCGTCCTTTTACCAGTCGCTCGCTCTAGGGGCCATACTCGTGGTAATCGCGTCTCTAGCGGCGACACTTACCTTGCTCCCGGCTGTCCTCGCGATACTTGGCCCCAAGGTAGACTTCCTCACTGTACCCTTCATTTCGAGGTTTTCTCTGAAGACGCCTGAGGCGTCCGTAGACGGCTTCTGGGAGTCCATTACGCGGGCGGTTACGCGGTTCCCTGCGATTAGCATTCTCGCCGTTGGCGTTCCCATGATCGTCATCACTCTGTTCTATTTTGACCTCGGATTCCTGGGTATCGATGGCATAAAGACCGGACTCAACGATGTAAATACGTTCCCTGACAGTGCCGAGACCAAGGAGGCATTCCTGCTCCTGGAGGAGGAGTTTTCCGTCGGCGAGGTGAGCCCCGCGGGTGTTCTGAATCCAGCTGAGATCGTCATCGACGGCGACGTCAACGACTTAGCTGTCCAGCAGGCAATTGGGAAGCTGCAGCAGTCAATCGTGGCGTCGCCCGACTTCTCTGTACCGCCCGTATTACAGGTCAACGATGCCGGAGATCTTGCTTTACTTACTCTCCCATTCCCGGGAGAGTCGACGAGTCGGGCGGCCACTGCCGACATAGCTACTCTACGCGAGGAGCTGATTCCCGAAGCATTTGATGGGGTACCAGCGGAGGTCTACGTAGGCGGGCTTACGGCAGAGTCGGCAGACTTCTACGGCATAGTGGACCGCTATACGCCGATCGTATTTGCGTTTGTTCTCGGACTGAGCTTTGTCATCCTGATGATGGTGTTCAGGTCGATCGTGATCCCATTGAAAGCCATCATCATGAATCTCCTGTCAGTAGGTACGACTTACGGACTGCTGGTGCTGGTGTTCCAGAAGGGAATTGGCGCCAGCCTGTTTGGTTTCGACCAGGCAGAGGTGATCGATGCGTGGCTGCCGCTGTTCCTGTTTACAATCCTTTTCGGACTGTCCATGGACTACCACGTCTTCCTGCTCAGCCGTATCAGGGAGAGGTATGACGAGACCGAGGACAACACGGAAGCGGTGGCCTACGGCCTGCGTTCTACTGCGGGGATTATCACTGGCGCCGCTCTGATAATGGTGGTCGTGTTCGGGGCATTTGCTTCTGGGGAGACCATAGTCAACCAGTTGATGGGATTCGGGCTCGCAATTGCCGTTCTTCTGGATGCCACGCTCGTACGCTCGATCCTGGTGCCGGCGAGCATGGAAGTGCTGGGCCGAGGTAACTGGTACCTCCCTTCCTGGCTGAATTGGGTGCCCGACCTCCGTGTGGAAGCACCTGAAGAGCACTAG
- a CDS encoding cadherin domain-containing protein: MSPVTPGRGSLSVTWSEPDNTTDFDVTAYDLRYKRSDDNYEFIANWNIHREVWTSAVGGNLDYEVTGLAGNTSYDVEVRAVNQWDPGEWSDIVSGTPANVLPSFAEGSTTTRSVEENTPAGGSVGNPVAAIDDDSPTYTMTGSDAALFDIDGATGQVLVGSGTNLDYESGVTEYSVTVTATDQSQEVATIDVTISVLDVSLGTIGDTYDVDVNEAIDESEVLAAVQDYFAGLITGGEVLEVVRLFFDR, translated from the coding sequence GTGTCCCCAGTTACTCCGGGACGCGGGTCCCTGTCAGTAACTTGGAGTGAGCCTGATAACACAACAGACTTTGACGTGACCGCTTATGACCTGCGCTACAAGCGTTCCGATGACAATTACGAATTCATTGCAAACTGGAACATTCACAGGGAAGTGTGGACTTCTGCCGTTGGCGGCAACCTCGATTATGAGGTCACCGGACTGGCTGGTAACACGTCTTATGACGTGGAAGTGAGGGCAGTCAATCAATGGGATCCTGGCGAGTGGTCTGATATCGTATCGGGAACGCCGGCCAATGTACTTCCTTCGTTTGCAGAGGGAAGCACCACGACGAGATCAGTTGAGGAGAATACGCCCGCCGGAGGCAGTGTTGGCAACCCAGTTGCGGCTATAGATGACGATTCGCCCACTTACACCATGACCGGCTCAGACGCGGCTCTCTTCGATATCGACGGGGCAACGGGTCAGGTTCTTGTGGGCTCGGGAACGAATCTGGACTATGAGTCCGGGGTCACAGAATACTCCGTGACTGTAACCGCGACTGATCAGTCACAAGAGGTTGCGACAATTGACGTGACCATTAGTGTTCTGGACGTGAGTCTCGGCACAATAGGCGACACCTACGATGTCGACGTCAATGAGGCAATAGATGAAAGCGAAGTACTTGCAGCGGTACAGGACTACTTTGCCGGCCTAATCACTGGTGGGGAAGTTCTGGAAGTAGTACGCCTATTTTTTGACAGGTGA
- a CDS encoding S8 family serine peptidase — MGGTLIEDEEEEYWRLDFTTQTYVVIDAVTSSKVSLDAEILDASGTELGENIYSFDGFLGYVPGDGLIIRERLSPGTYFIRVKLASRLEPRPVPYSIVASEDVQFAQYFDTCNARTQALNNPSISDPLYACQWHLESNEYVDINIESAWDAGALGEGVNVALVDQGLDYRHEDLKDNVDLTLSHDYNDEDEIYDRSEHHGTHVAGILAARDNSVGMRGVAPRATLFGYNPLSGFTRISELADAMTRNADITAVSNNSWGIRQSVRAKRVSTLWERAIESGLDTGYGGKGTFYVFSGGNGHLLGDDSNLDEYANYYGVTAACSVQGWGARAPHSEMGANLWVCAPSNERPGVRGLAGRFGVVTTEHSDNYVQDFGGTSAAAPVVSGVAALMRSVNPELTWRDLKLILAASAQKNDPNNAGWEDGARKYRSGSAADRYHFNHEFGFGLVDAGAAVELATEWVNVPYLEIGGASSGKLSTTIPDATLDGESTTVSSSITLENDIGFTEFVEVNIELRHRSFRDLEVELVSPSGAVSRLPVPHDTSTDLFTYTDFIPLYGSFRFGSARLDTWERIRMESGHLG, encoded by the coding sequence GTGGGGGGCACACTAATCGAGGATGAAGAAGAGGAGTACTGGAGGCTCGACTTTACTACGCAGACCTATGTGGTTATTGATGCCGTAACGTCAAGTAAGGTCTCACTGGACGCCGAGATACTAGACGCTAGCGGTACGGAGTTGGGAGAGAATATCTACTCGTTTGATGGCTTCTTGGGTTATGTACCCGGTGATGGGCTCATCATCAGGGAACGACTCAGCCCCGGGACATATTTCATAAGAGTCAAACTCGCAAGCAGACTAGAACCCAGGCCCGTCCCATACTCAATTGTAGCAAGTGAAGATGTCCAATTCGCTCAGTACTTCGACACCTGCAATGCCAGGACGCAGGCCCTGAACAACCCTTCGATCAGTGATCCTCTATATGCCTGCCAGTGGCATCTGGAAAGTAACGAATACGTCGACATCAATATCGAGTCCGCTTGGGACGCCGGTGCGCTGGGCGAAGGCGTTAACGTCGCGCTTGTGGACCAAGGGCTGGACTACCGACACGAAGACCTCAAGGATAATGTCGACCTCACGCTAAGTCACGACTACAACGACGAAGACGAGATATACGACAGATCGGAGCACCATGGGACACACGTGGCAGGAATCCTTGCGGCTCGTGACAACTCTGTCGGAATGCGCGGGGTCGCACCTAGGGCCACACTCTTTGGGTACAACCCTCTGAGTGGTTTCACACGAATCTCTGAACTTGCCGACGCGATGACTCGGAATGCAGACATAACTGCAGTGTCCAACAACAGTTGGGGGATTCGCCAGAGCGTACGAGCCAAGAGGGTCAGCACGCTGTGGGAGCGGGCCATCGAGTCAGGGCTGGACACCGGGTACGGAGGTAAGGGCACATTCTACGTATTCAGCGGAGGGAATGGCCACCTGCTTGGCGACGACTCTAACCTGGACGAGTATGCCAACTACTACGGTGTAACAGCAGCTTGCTCAGTACAAGGGTGGGGGGCAAGAGCTCCACATTCTGAGATGGGAGCAAATCTGTGGGTGTGTGCCCCATCAAACGAGAGACCGGGCGTGCGCGGTCTGGCAGGCAGGTTCGGAGTCGTAACGACTGAGCACTCAGACAACTATGTGCAAGACTTTGGGGGTACGTCAGCCGCGGCTCCAGTCGTCTCTGGAGTGGCCGCACTGATGCGCAGTGTTAACCCTGAGCTTACGTGGCGTGACCTCAAGCTCATCCTGGCGGCTTCCGCTCAGAAAAACGATCCAAACAATGCCGGCTGGGAAGATGGCGCCAGAAAGTATAGGTCAGGCTCTGCTGCGGACCGCTACCACTTCAATCACGAATTCGGATTCGGTCTCGTGGACGCCGGTGCGGCTGTTGAGCTTGCTACGGAATGGGTAAACGTACCCTATCTGGAGATTGGGGGCGCATCATCTGGCAAACTCAGTACGACTATTCCTGACGCTACATTGGACGGGGAAAGTACCACTGTCAGCAGCTCAATCACGCTGGAGAACGACATTGGATTTACTGAGTTCGTTGAGGTAAACATCGAACTTCGACATCGGTCATTCAGGGACTTGGAAGTTGAACTTGTCTCCCCATCGGGAGCAGTATCGAGATTGCCTGTCCCACACGATACATCTACAGACTTGTTCACGTACACGGACTTCATTCCCCTTTATGGGTCATTCAGGTTCGGCTCGGCTCGGCTCGACACCTGGGAGAGGATCCGAATGGAGAGTGGACACTTAGGATAA
- the folK gene encoding 2-amino-4-hydroxy-6-hydroxymethyldihydropteridine diphosphokinase: MVTAYLGLGSNIGDRNASLREAIIRLGDPEALTVVATSSIYETAPWGYTDQPVFLNCVVEVETRFSPVKLLKRIERVEQEIGRTPTWRYGPRLIDVDILLYGDVCLRLSDPDLTIPHPRMEQRAFVMIPLAEIAGDVVHPVLNRTISDLSSTIDGTEGVRLWAHRRELGDLVGREAPQ, encoded by the coding sequence ATGGTCACGGCATATCTGGGTTTGGGTTCCAACATCGGTGACCGAAATGCGAGTCTCAGAGAGGCGATCATACGGCTCGGAGACCCCGAAGCACTTACTGTCGTCGCAACGTCATCGATTTACGAGACGGCTCCCTGGGGTTACACTGACCAGCCGGTTTTTCTGAACTGCGTGGTGGAAGTAGAAACGCGATTTTCACCCGTCAAGCTTCTGAAACGGATCGAGCGAGTAGAGCAGGAAATCGGTCGCACTCCGACCTGGCGCTACGGCCCCAGGCTGATAGACGTGGACATACTCCTGTATGGGGACGTGTGTCTGCGACTATCTGATCCTGATCTGACCATTCCTCACCCGCGCATGGAGCAGAGGGCTTTCGTGATGATACCGCTCGCTGAAATCGCCGGTGACGTAGTTCATCCCGTGCTTAACCGGACGATTTCCGACCTATCCTCCACCATTGACGGAACAGAGGGCGTCAGACTATGGGCACACCGGCGAGAGCTTGGTGACCTAGTGGGGCGCGAAGCTCCCCAATAA
- the folP gene encoding dihydropteroate synthase: MTVSNGEFLEWGRRTYVMGIVNVTPDSFSGDGLDTDIEAIVDQAVRMVSDGADMIDIGAESTRPGSSPISDEEELARLIPALRAVRNQVRVPISVDTYKCHVALRALEEGADILNDVWGLKADPKMADVAAKYDVPIIIMHNQKTRKYRDLLPDMIDSLSRSISIAKCAGIAESQIILDPGIGFGKSADHNLEVLRRLSEFQLLGHPVLVGTSRKSTIGSILGLPLEQRVEGTAATVALSIAGEADIVRVHDVKEMVRVSRMSDAIVRGWRPPDWRR, encoded by the coding sequence ATGACAGTCTCGAATGGAGAGTTTCTCGAATGGGGACGGCGCACTTACGTAATGGGTATCGTAAACGTCACTCCGGACTCATTCTCGGGTGATGGCCTCGACACTGACATCGAAGCGATAGTCGACCAGGCCGTGCGAATGGTGAGCGACGGCGCCGACATGATCGACATCGGTGCTGAGTCAACAAGGCCAGGCTCATCCCCCATTAGCGACGAGGAAGAACTGGCGCGACTCATCCCCGCACTAAGGGCAGTGCGTAATCAGGTAAGAGTGCCCATCAGCGTAGACACGTACAAATGCCATGTGGCTCTCCGGGCACTGGAGGAAGGCGCTGATATTCTCAACGACGTGTGGGGGCTGAAGGCTGACCCAAAGATGGCTGACGTCGCAGCCAAGTACGATGTGCCCATCATCATCATGCACAACCAGAAGACACGAAAGTATCGAGACCTGCTGCCGGACATGATCGACAGTCTCTCACGAAGCATCTCAATAGCAAAGTGCGCAGGCATAGCCGAGAGCCAGATCATCCTTGATCCCGGAATCGGATTCGGTAAGAGCGCAGACCACAACCTGGAGGTGCTGAGGAGGCTCTCTGAATTCCAGCTTCTAGGTCACCCGGTACTGGTGGGGACGTCCCGGAAGTCGACAATTGGTAGTATACTTGGTCTCCCTTTGGAACAGCGGGTAGAAGGCACCGCCGCGACGGTGGCGCTGTCCATTGCAGGGGAAGCCGACATCGTAAGAGTGCATGACGTCAAGGAGATGGTCCGCGTGAGCCGTATGAGCGACGCTATTGTCCGCGGATGGAGGCCACCAGATTGGCGCAGATGA
- a CDS encoding PQQ-dependent sugar dehydrogenase: MPALGGLDFDKPIALVFPVDGTSDGYIVEQSGRVLSVTSKSDEWMVSEFLNIEGRVSDRGREEGLLGLALSSNFPSEPYIYVNYTAANPRRTVVSRFSVSTADPVVAQPDSEHVVLEVAQPYSNHNGGQLLFGPDGYLYVGFGDGGSAGDPRDHGQNPGTLLGTIVRFDVSYLASAGTYAIPDDNPLIGQDGVRPEVWAFGLRNPWRFTFDRDTGDLWAADVGQNEREEVNVIQPGLNYGWNVMEGSLCYGRGNENCSREGLELPVTEYGRAGGCSITGGYVYRGERIPGLYGSYVYGDFCSGKIWSYDPDSKEDTLLIDTDLSISTFGEDQEGELYVVSLDGGVYVIERTEETR, encoded by the coding sequence ATGCCCGCTCTGGGCGGCCTGGACTTCGATAAACCCATTGCCCTTGTTTTCCCTGTAGACGGAACATCGGATGGCTACATAGTAGAACAATCCGGCAGAGTCCTGTCGGTTACCTCGAAGAGCGACGAATGGATGGTCAGCGAGTTCCTGAACATAGAAGGCCGCGTGAGCGATCGTGGAAGGGAGGAAGGGCTGCTCGGCCTGGCGCTGAGCTCCAACTTTCCATCAGAGCCCTACATATACGTGAACTACACGGCTGCAAACCCAAGGAGGACAGTGGTATCCCGATTCTCTGTAAGTACTGCTGACCCGGTCGTGGCTCAACCAGATAGCGAACATGTCGTTCTCGAAGTCGCACAGCCATACTCCAATCACAACGGGGGCCAACTGCTCTTCGGGCCAGATGGCTATCTCTACGTTGGATTTGGCGACGGGGGGTCTGCCGGTGACCCGAGGGACCATGGACAGAATCCAGGGACTCTCCTCGGCACAATAGTGCGGTTTGACGTATCCTACCTGGCTTCAGCGGGGACATATGCCATTCCAGACGACAATCCCCTCATTGGTCAGGACGGGGTAAGGCCCGAGGTGTGGGCATTCGGACTCCGAAACCCGTGGAGGTTCACCTTCGACCGTGACACGGGAGACCTGTGGGCAGCGGATGTCGGCCAGAACGAACGCGAAGAGGTGAATGTGATCCAACCTGGCCTCAACTATGGATGGAATGTCATGGAAGGGTCGCTGTGCTACGGGCGGGGCAATGAGAATTGCAGCAGGGAGGGCCTGGAACTTCCGGTAACCGAATACGGGCGCGCTGGCGGCTGCTCGATCACTGGCGGTTACGTCTATCGTGGCGAAAGAATACCGGGATTGTACGGATCATATGTTTATGGAGACTTCTGTAGCGGTAAAATATGGTCGTATGACCCAGACAGCAAAGAGGACACCCTGCTGATCGATACAGACCTGAGCATCTCGACATTCGGCGAAGACCAGGAGGGTGAGCTGTATGTAGTCTCTCTGGATGGGGGTGTTTACGTCATTGAAAGGACCGAGGAAACTCGCTGA
- a CDS encoding ABC transporter substrate-binding protein, translated as MTDLVLSTAVANYGHTVPLKDGSIGSSMFSMEHTEVSPVPMIFRRMVRTLEFDVAEMALSTYLCARAHGKRFTALPVFLTRDFYHGMLSYNVHSGIEGPKDLEGRKVGVRSYTFTPGVWTRGILQSQYDVDLSAVSWVISGDEHVAEYEAPAHVTYSESSDLGEMLLSGEIDAAIGAPPTGSDDIRPLFPEAAQLDADWHSSTGIYPISHLLVVKDALLESHGDLATEVFNVFGTAKDDYIDRLHTGDTSAPGTEQLLRMAGIVGNEKALSYDFEAAQSTIETFVGFNVDQGVIPEAVDPIDLFPSETI; from the coding sequence ATGACAGACCTCGTACTCAGCACCGCCGTTGCAAACTATGGCCACACTGTACCGCTGAAAGACGGCAGCATCGGATCATCGATGTTCAGCATGGAACACACCGAAGTCTCTCCCGTTCCCATGATCTTCAGGCGAATGGTGCGTACCCTCGAGTTCGACGTTGCCGAAATGGCTCTCTCGACCTATCTTTGCGCACGAGCCCACGGCAAGCGATTCACTGCGCTCCCGGTCTTTCTGACCCGCGACTTCTACCACGGGATGCTGTCCTACAACGTCCACAGTGGCATTGAAGGGCCGAAGGACCTGGAGGGCAGGAAGGTAGGCGTACGCAGCTATACGTTCACCCCAGGCGTCTGGACCCGAGGCATCCTCCAGAGCCAGTACGATGTCGATCTCTCTGCCGTCAGTTGGGTCATCTCCGGCGACGAGCACGTGGCGGAGTACGAGGCACCCGCGCACGTGACGTACTCGGAGAGCAGCGACCTCGGGGAGATGCTGCTTTCAGGTGAAATCGACGCCGCCATTGGCGCGCCTCCAACTGGCTCGGATGACATCCGTCCACTCTTCCCAGAGGCGGCTCAGCTCGACGCCGACTGGCACTCCAGCACCGGAATCTACCCGATCAGCCACCTGCTCGTGGTCAAGGACGCGCTGCTCGAGTCGCATGGTGACCTTGCTACTGAAGTCTTCAACGTGTTCGGCACAGCCAAGGACGATTACATCGACCGCCTGCATACCGGAGATACTTCAGCCCCCGGGACCGAGCAGCTGCTCAGGATGGCCGGGATAGTCGGCAACGAGAAAGCGCTGTCCTACGACTTCGAGGCCGCCCAGAGTACGATCGAAACCTTCGTGGGATTCAACGTCGACCAGGGAGTGATCCCGGAGGCCGTCGACCCCATAGACCTGTTCCCATCGGAGACGATCTAG
- the mftG gene encoding mycofactocin system GMC family oxidoreductase MftG, translated as MKYDVIVVGAGSAGCAIATRLSEAPDRSVLLLEAGPDYPEFDALPDDLKLGNNVWLSAYGPHNWGYTGQITPEQPELQVPRGRATGGSSAVNGQVLFRGIPEDYDRWAEWGNDEWSYVDCLPYFNKLETDLDFGGDDFHGSDGPVPVKRYPRSEWLPYARVFEQACVTAGYPISEDQNHPESTGVSPRARNTINGVRMSMALNYLDLARHRLNLTIRAGVTARRIVFDGNRAVGIEAESGDEVFTVEAEQIVISSGAIASPQLLMLSGIGPADHLQSLGITVVQDLPGVGKNLRDHPGASVIYRAAGERPDLQAPVIQVGMRYTVEGSPLRNDMQLSPMLMTSEHRPAHIDINDDDNYIGLGASLQLALGQGELTLQSTDPHQQPFLNYNYYQEEEDLRRMREAIRLAVRIGDDPGFKEIFLERVMPTDDELESDDTLNDWLRRNSGTSHHISGTCKMGPDSDPMAVVDQYLHVRGVEGLRVADASVMPDCIRANTNATTIMIGERLADFLKEGK; from the coding sequence ATGAAGTACGACGTAATCGTGGTTGGAGCCGGGTCGGCAGGATGCGCGATCGCGACGAGGCTGTCTGAGGCCCCTGACCGGTCCGTGCTGCTGCTTGAGGCGGGGCCTGACTACCCTGAATTCGATGCCCTGCCTGACGACCTCAAGCTGGGAAACAATGTGTGGCTGTCGGCATACGGGCCTCACAACTGGGGCTACACCGGACAAATAACGCCCGAGCAGCCGGAGCTTCAGGTCCCTCGTGGACGGGCTACAGGCGGCTCCAGCGCTGTTAACGGACAGGTGCTGTTCAGGGGCATTCCCGAAGACTACGACCGCTGGGCCGAGTGGGGCAACGACGAGTGGAGCTATGTTGACTGTCTCCCCTACTTCAACAAGTTGGAGACCGACCTGGACTTCGGCGGCGACGACTTTCATGGCTCTGACGGGCCTGTCCCAGTGAAACGCTATCCTCGGAGCGAGTGGCTGCCGTATGCGCGTGTATTCGAGCAGGCCTGTGTCACGGCGGGTTACCCCATCAGCGAAGACCAGAACCACCCGGAGTCAACGGGCGTCTCACCTCGTGCCAGGAACACGATAAACGGTGTCCGAATGAGCATGGCGCTCAACTACCTCGACCTCGCCCGGCACCGGCTCAACCTGACGATCAGGGCAGGCGTAACAGCCCGCCGAATTGTCTTCGACGGCAACAGGGCTGTCGGCATCGAGGCTGAAAGCGGCGACGAGGTCTTTACAGTAGAAGCCGAGCAGATCGTCATCAGCAGCGGCGCGATCGCGTCTCCGCAGCTGCTGATGCTGTCGGGCATCGGTCCGGCCGATCACCTGCAAAGCTTGGGAATCACAGTGGTTCAAGACCTTCCCGGTGTCGGAAAGAACCTCCGGGACCATCCGGGTGCCTCAGTCATATACAGGGCCGCTGGAGAGAGACCGGACCTCCAGGCGCCGGTAATACAGGTAGGAATGAGGTACACGGTGGAGGGGTCGCCGCTGCGGAACGATATGCAGCTCAGCCCGATGCTCATGACCAGTGAGCACCGTCCCGCTCACATCGACATCAACGACGACGACAACTACATAGGCCTCGGGGCCAGTCTCCAGTTGGCGTTGGGCCAGGGTGAGCTGACCCTCCAGTCAACCGATCCTCACCAGCAGCCGTTCCTCAACTACAACTACTACCAGGAAGAAGAAGATCTCCGTCGTATGCGGGAGGCAATTCGACTCGCTGTCAGAATCGGTGACGATCCTGGTTTCAAAGAAATCTTCCTGGAACGGGTGATGCCCACTGACGACGAGTTGGAGAGCGACGACACCCTGAACGACTGGCTCCGCCGCAACTCAGGCACGTCGCATCACATCTCGGGCACCTGCAAGATGGGGCCTGACTCCGACCCGATGGCCGTCGTGGACCAGTACCTGCACGTTCGAGGCGTCGAGGGCCTGCGCGTGGCAGACGCATCGGTGATGCCCGACTGCATCCGCGCGAACACCAACGCCACGACAATCATGATCGGCGAACGTCTCGCCGACTTCTTGAAGGAGGGCAAGTAG
- a CDS encoding tyrosine-type recombinase/integrase, translated as MRTREIADRYLEEARYRQLAPKTVVGYGWALKKLSSAFPEELPTQPGAILSFIGSQELAPTSRHDLWRALRTFWRWAAERGIAENVMGEVPAPKLRPTLPRALSEGEVEDVLIAATSWRDKALVAVPLDTGIRLGEIASLRWRNVRDREIVVSGKTGERVVPISPNVRRLLSGLGDGEYVWVGRRGPMTLSGIQLAIRRVLYRAGVNGRKSGPHVLRHTFALHYILNGGDVFSLQRILGHSNLASTMIYVHMSTAALSERHAQFSPLSGLRLADACA; from the coding sequence TTGCGTACAAGGGAGATTGCAGACAGGTATCTTGAGGAGGCGAGGTATCGGCAGCTCGCGCCTAAGACGGTCGTGGGGTACGGCTGGGCGCTGAAGAAGCTGTCCTCCGCATTTCCCGAGGAGCTCCCCACGCAACCAGGGGCGATCCTATCCTTCATCGGGTCTCAGGAACTTGCACCTACCAGCCGACATGATCTGTGGAGAGCTCTGCGGACCTTCTGGCGCTGGGCTGCGGAGAGGGGGATTGCGGAGAACGTCATGGGAGAGGTTCCCGCCCCAAAGTTGCGACCAACCTTGCCCCGGGCTCTTTCCGAAGGAGAGGTAGAGGATGTCCTGATCGCTGCAACGTCCTGGAGGGACAAGGCCCTTGTCGCAGTCCCACTTGACACCGGGATCCGACTCGGGGAAATAGCCTCGCTGAGATGGAGGAACGTCAGGGACCGCGAGATAGTTGTCTCTGGGAAGACAGGAGAGCGAGTCGTTCCAATATCTCCGAATGTCCGGAGGCTGCTGTCCGGCCTCGGGGACGGGGAGTATGTCTGGGTCGGCAGACGTGGGCCTATGACCTTGTCTGGGATCCAGCTCGCGATCAGGCGTGTCCTGTACAGGGCTGGAGTCAATGGTCGAAAGTCAGGCCCTCACGTACTTCGCCATACGTTCGCGCTGCACTACATTCTGAACGGAGGCGACGTGTTCTCGCTTCAGAGAATCTTGGGTCACAGCAACCTCGCGTCGACCATGATCTACGTTCACATGAGCACAGCGGCCCTCTCGGAGAGGCACGCGCAGTTCTCTCCGCTCTCGGGTCTCCGCCTGGCGGATGCGTGTGCCTGA